The Actinopolymorpha sp. NPDC004070 genome includes the window GCCGGACGGGATCCGCCGCAGAGGCGCGCGCAGCGACGGGAGCAGCGCCGGATCGGGCCCGCCGACGGAGAGGTCCCGCGCGCCCGGTGGAACCGGGAGCCGGGTACGGGATCGGCTGGCGACGGTGGGCACCGGACGGACGCGCGTACCCCGCCGGCCGTCGGTCTCGATGACGCCCCGCTGGCGCAGCGCGCGGTAGGCGGCCGCGACCGTGCCCGGGCTCACGTCCAGGTTCTGCGCCAGCGCGCGGACGGCGGGCAGCTTCGTGCCCGGGCTCAGGTCGCCGGAGCGGACCCCGGACTCCACACTGGCGGCAATTGCGCTCGACGTCGCGCCGACGATGCAATATCGTGAGGACACAATCGACAGTTTGTACTAAAACAAATCTGCCGGCAAGCGCCGCGCTCGGGAAACGCGTCCTGCGAGGGGCGGACGGCCGACGGCAGACAGTACGAACCTGACACGTCCCACGGGAGACCCCGCGATGGCCGAGACCTCCGCCGCCGAAGCCGGCACCGCCGAACCCGCCGCCGCCCAAGCCGCCGCACCCGCCGCACGCGCCGCACCCGCCCCGGCGGACCGGTGGTTCGAGGCCCCCGTGCTGGCCGGCGACCACGTACGGCTGGAGCCCATGTCCCTCGCCCACGCCGAGGGGCTCGCGGCCGCCGCCGACGACGAGGTGTTCGAGCACCTGCGGATCAGCCGGGTGCCGAGGACCCGCGAGGAGGGTGAGGCGTTCGTACGATCCGTCCTCGCCCAGCGGGACAAGCGCGTGCTCCTTCCCTGGACCCAGCTCGACGCGGTGACCGGTGAGGTGGCGGGCACCACGTCGTACTACGAGATCGATCCCACCCTGCGCACGGTCGCCATCGGCCACACCTGGCTCGGCCGGCGCTGGTGGCGTACCGGCGTCAACACCGAGGCGAAGCTGCTGCTGCTCCGCCTGGCGTTCGACGACCTCGGGGCGGTGCGGGTGGTGTGGCACACCGACATCCGTAACGAGCGATCCCAGGCGGCGATCGCCCGGCTCGGCGCCCAGCGAGAAGGCGTGCTGCGCAAGCACAGGTTGCGCCGGGACGGCAGCTGGCGCGACACCGTGCAGTTCGCGATGACCGACGACGACTGGCCGCGGGTACGCGACCGGCTGTCCGCCCGGCTGCGCCCCTCGGCGTTCCCGGCCGACACCCCCGCGACCACCTGACCGCGGCCGAACACCCGGAGGTACCCCGCAATGCTGATCCACCCGTGGGACGAGGCCGGCGAGGACGAATGGCGCGGGTTCCTGGCCGAGCACGACTTCGGCCAGCTGGTCGCCGGTGGCCGCAACCGTGACCTGCCCGTGGTCGTACCCACCCACTTCGTCTTCGACGGCGACCGGACGGTGTGGCTGCACCTGGCCCGGCCCAACCCGGTGTGGGCGCCGCTGGCCGAACACCCGCGCGCGCTCCTCACCGTGGTCGACGACTACGTGTACGCGCCGGCGCGCTGGCAGGCCCCGCCGGGGACACCGGCCGAACACGGCGTGCCCACGTCGTTCTACGCCTCGGTCCAGCTGGCCTG containing:
- a CDS encoding FMN-binding negative transcriptional regulator; amino-acid sequence: MLIHPWDEAGEDEWRGFLAEHDFGQLVAGGRNRDLPVVVPTHFVFDGDRTVWLHLARPNPVWAPLAEHPRALLTVVDDYVYAPARWQAPPGTPAEHGVPTSFYASVQLACDARVVDDPDEKATVLNRQLDHFEPGSGRVPVPTEADRRLLPGLRVLELTVTGVRAKFKYAGNKQAEHRQEIAAGLAERAGHSDDRARAHLLRRLEQSAGPAAVQ
- a CDS encoding GNAT family protein, which gives rise to MAETSAAEAGTAEPAAAQAAAPAARAAPAPADRWFEAPVLAGDHVRLEPMSLAHAEGLAAAADDEVFEHLRISRVPRTREEGEAFVRSVLAQRDKRVLLPWTQLDAVTGEVAGTTSYYEIDPTLRTVAIGHTWLGRRWWRTGVNTEAKLLLLRLAFDDLGAVRVVWHTDIRNERSQAAIARLGAQREGVLRKHRLRRDGSWRDTVQFAMTDDDWPRVRDRLSARLRPSAFPADTPATT